In a single window of the Mucilaginibacter defluvii genome:
- a CDS encoding DUF1634 domain-containing protein translates to MKIQVIIGQLLRIGVFASIGIAFIGGIIYLTRHGHEIVDYATFKGVPDYVKPGNLFSSMFALRGRAIIQIGIILLIATPVVRLIFSAIGFAAEKDYRYMLITLLVLGIIIFSMLTGKAG, encoded by the coding sequence ATGAAGATACAAGTTATAATAGGCCAGTTGCTGCGCATAGGCGTGTTCGCATCCATTGGCATAGCATTTATCGGGGGCATTATATACCTTACCCGCCATGGGCACGAGATAGTTGATTACGCTACCTTTAAAGGTGTGCCTGATTATGTAAAGCCCGGCAATCTCTTCAGCAGCATGTTTGCCCTGCGCGGCCGGGCCATAATTCAAATCGGTATTATACTGTTGATCGCTACGCCGGTGGTGCGGCTCATATTTTCAGCCATTGGCTTCGCCGCCGAGAAGGATTACCGCTATATGTTGATCACCCTGCTGGTGCTGGGCATCATTATTTTCAGCATGCTTACCGGCAAGGCAGGCTAA
- a CDS encoding KTSC domain-containing protein, producing the protein MKRVHVESSALESVGYDAESQVLELEFRDNGGVWQYFGFKPSAFKKFAKATSLGRYFVKKIKGKYSEQRVP; encoded by the coding sequence ATGAAACGCGTCCACGTAGAATCATCAGCCCTTGAAAGTGTTGGTTACGATGCCGAAAGCCAAGTACTCGAACTGGAATTCAGAGACAATGGCGGCGTTTGGCAATACTTCGGCTTTAAGCCATCAGCATTTAAAAAATTCGCCAAAGCTACTTCGTTAGGCCGTTACTTTGTAAAAAAGATAAAAGGCAAGTATAGCGAACAGCGCGTCCCCTAA
- a CDS encoding 1-phosphofructokinase family hexose kinase yields MKHILTLTLSPTIDKSTSVEKIIAEHKLNCDEPKFEPGGGGINVSRALKRLGLTSTAVFTSGGLSGKLLQELLHKEQIEQHPIETFNLTRENFIVVNRATNEQLRFGMPAPALVEGEEETILKAVKQMAAKASYIVASGSIPKGVSTDFLAKVARIAHQEDARLVIDTSGEALEQAIEEGIYLLKPNQNELRKLTGIEAEDNDAIEEAARIIVNKDKCGIVVVSMGPQGAYVVTKDYAEFVSAPSVKKRSTVGAGDSMVAGMVYGCVNNYDLGHMVRMGIACGSAATMNHGTELFKKEDVDRLYEWLNKQTTNYLV; encoded by the coding sequence ATGAAACATATTTTAACGCTAACGTTAAGCCCTACTATAGATAAGAGTACATCAGTTGAGAAAATTATCGCGGAGCACAAGCTGAATTGCGACGAGCCTAAATTTGAACCGGGCGGCGGCGGTATCAACGTATCACGCGCTTTAAAGCGCCTGGGTTTAACCTCCACGGCTGTATTTACCTCCGGCGGGCTCAGCGGGAAACTTTTGCAGGAACTATTGCACAAGGAGCAGATTGAGCAGCACCCCATAGAAACTTTTAACCTTACCCGCGAGAACTTTATTGTAGTAAACAGGGCCACTAATGAACAACTGCGCTTTGGCATGCCGGCCCCCGCATTGGTTGAAGGCGAAGAGGAAACGATATTAAAAGCCGTAAAGCAAATGGCCGCCAAAGCCAGCTACATTGTAGCCAGCGGCAGTATACCAAAAGGCGTGAGTACAGATTTTTTAGCCAAGGTAGCCCGCATTGCACATCAGGAAGATGCGCGGTTGGTGATTGATACATCCGGCGAAGCGCTGGAGCAGGCCATCGAAGAAGGTATCTATCTGCTTAAACCCAACCAAAACGAATTGCGAAAGCTTACCGGTATAGAGGCCGAGGATAATGACGCGATTGAAGAAGCCGCCCGTATCATTGTTAATAAAGATAAATGTGGTATAGTGGTGGTATCAATGGGGCCGCAAGGCGCCTACGTGGTAACTAAGGATTATGCCGAGTTTGTGAGCGCACCATCGGTAAAAAAACGTAGTACTGTAGGCGCTGGTGACAGTATGGTTGCCGGGATGGTATACGGTTGTGTAAATAATTACGATTTAGGCCACATGGTGCGCATGGGTATCGCCTGCGGCAGCGCAGCCACCATGAACCACGGTACTGAACTATTTAAAAAAGAGGATGTTGACCGATTATACGAATGGTTAAATAAGCAAACTACTAATTATTTAGTTTAA
- a CDS encoding L,D-transpeptidase family protein translates to MTRLVLIITAVVLLTVSASFTDDATFMRDQKRSIRVKQAYTEKEKQLNENLKPFGLSLNQVNILITAFKTEQHLTVYVKAPAEVKYRKFKTYSVCSMSGLLGPKRRKGDRQVPEGFYYIDRFNPASAYYLSLGLNYPNAADRIRSGSNDPGGDIFIHGKCVTIGCLPVTDDYIKEIYLLALQAYQSGQRKIHVYIFPYKFNSIFADRFSAPYAGDKNTIAFWAKLKKGYDQFLTKQQELAVTINPAGEYVF, encoded by the coding sequence ATGACACGCCTTGTCTTAATTATTACCGCTGTAGTACTTTTAACAGTATCAGCCTCGTTTACTGATGATGCCACCTTTATGCGCGACCAGAAACGGAGCATACGGGTAAAGCAGGCTTACACGGAAAAAGAGAAACAGTTGAATGAAAATCTTAAACCGTTTGGCTTGTCGCTTAATCAGGTTAATATCCTGATAACAGCGTTTAAAACCGAGCAGCACCTCACGGTTTATGTTAAGGCGCCGGCAGAGGTAAAATACCGTAAATTTAAAACGTACAGTGTTTGTTCTATGTCGGGGTTGCTGGGGCCTAAGCGCCGCAAAGGCGACAGGCAGGTTCCGGAGGGGTTTTATTATATCGACAGGTTTAATCCGGCAAGCGCTTATTACCTGTCATTAGGTCTCAACTACCCGAATGCTGCCGACAGGATCAGGAGTGGAAGCAATGATCCCGGCGGAGATATCTTTATCCATGGTAAATGCGTAACCATAGGTTGCCTGCCGGTAACCGACGATTATATTAAAGAGATCTATCTGCTCGCTCTACAGGCCTACCAAAGCGGGCAGCGCAAAATTCACGTTTACATTTTCCCGTATAAGTTTAACAGTATTTTTGCCGATCGTTTTTCAGCACCTTATGCCGGAGATAAAAATACCATCGCTTTCTGGGCTAAGCTCAAAAAAGGCTATGATCAGTTTTTAACAAAGCAGCAGGAGTTAGCAGTTACGATCAATCCTGCGGGCGAGTACGTCTTTTAG
- a CDS encoding sulfite exporter TauE/SafE family protein — MTVLTFTLILLAGAYAAGLLGSLTGLGGGFVVIPLLTLALGVDIHYAIGASLVSAIATSSGSAAAYVKEGITNMRLGIFLEIATTIGAFTGAVLAAFIPAHFIAILFGTVLICSAIISLKKKSNEVNLKKSYLAEKLQLDGHFPEAGGFVAYRVINVAGGFAMMIVAGIISGILGIGSGALKVVAMDGVMRIPFKVSTTTSNFMIGVTAAASAVVYLQRGYIEPGICMPVVIGVVLGALSGSKILVRTASAAWLKYLFAGIILILAIQMIYNGILGRV, encoded by the coding sequence ATGACAGTACTTACTTTTACCCTGATACTGTTGGCGGGAGCATATGCCGCCGGCTTGTTAGGCTCATTAACAGGCCTTGGCGGCGGTTTTGTGGTGATACCACTGCTTACCTTGGCGCTGGGCGTTGATATACATTATGCCATAGGCGCATCGCTGGTATCAGCTATTGCAACATCGTCGGGCTCGGCGGCTGCTTATGTAAAAGAAGGCATTACCAATATGCGCTTAGGCATCTTTTTGGAGATTGCCACAACCATTGGCGCATTTACGGGCGCGGTGCTGGCCGCATTCATCCCGGCGCATTTTATCGCTATCCTTTTTGGTACGGTGCTTATATGCTCGGCCATTATATCCCTCAAGAAAAAATCAAATGAGGTAAACCTCAAAAAAAGCTATCTGGCAGAAAAGCTACAGCTCGACGGGCATTTCCCGGAAGCAGGAGGATTTGTAGCTTACCGGGTTATTAACGTAGCAGGCGGCTTTGCCATGATGATTGTAGCCGGTATTATATCGGGTATTTTGGGCATTGGCTCGGGCGCGTTAAAGGTTGTGGCGATGGATGGCGTAATGCGGATCCCGTTCAAGGTATCAACCACTACCAGTAATTTTATGATTGGCGTAACCGCGGCAGCCAGTGCCGTAGTTTACCTGCAACGCGGTTATATTGAGCCTGGCATTTGCATGCCGGTAGTTATTGGTGTAGTACTGGGTGCTTTAAGCGGCTCAAAAATACTGGTGCGTACCGCATCCGCTGCGTGGCTTAAATATTTGTTTGCCGGCATTATTTTAATACTGGCTATACAGATGATCTATAACGGAATATTAGGAAGGGTTTAA